The genomic region CGCACCAGTTTCGGCTGGATCGTGAAGCGAGGCCTGCGCATCGGCGCGATCAATTATCGTGTGCAGTCCAAGGCCGCGCAGGGCGCTGCGGCGCGAGTGTGGGTGTTTGCGCAGATGCTCGGGAGGTTGCCGCTGTCGCTGTTGCTCGCGGCCGCTCTGCTGAAATCGTCGAAAGCCGTCGTCGCGATGCATCCCGTGATGGTCGCGCTCGGCTCGGCGCTCGCCGCGTTCGGCATCGAGCCGAAGCCCTATGAGGCCTCGAAGATCGTGTCCTGACGCCGAGGCGGCGGGCTAAATACCGAAGCAGGCGAGGGCGACCCTGACCGCGGAACGCGGCAGCGATTTGAGCGAGCGGCGCCCGACTATCCCGAGATAGGCGAAGGCCTGGCGATATCTACCGAAGCGGACCGCTTGCATTGCCGAATACGTGACGAGATGAACCTCGGCGGCCTGGCGCAGCCCGGCCGCCATGCCCGCGGGCAATCGCGCCATGATCAGCCCGTCGTCGAACACCCGCGCGATCGCCGGAAAGAAATCCTGTGGCGTCCGCACCGCCGCGTTCATGGTGTTGGCCGTGTGAAGGCGGTAGTCGAGCAGAAGGTTCGGCGCAAATTCGAATTCGCCGATCGCGGCAAGGCGGCACCAGCAGTGCCAGTCCTCGCAATATCTGAGCGAGACGTCGAACCCGCCGATGGCGCGGAAGGCCTCTGCACGTGCGAGCGCAATGCCGCCATTGACGATGAAGTTGCCGGCGGCGAGCCGCGCCAGCACGTCGCCGGACGGTTTGCGGCGGCCCTTGAGCAGATCCCGACGGCCGATCTGCCGTCCCTCGCTGTCGATCGTATTGTAGTCGCCGTAGACCAGAACCGCTCGCGGCGCGCCACGCGCAGCCGCCAGCAGCGCCGCGACCGCGCCGGGCCGCAGGCGATCGTCGGCATCGAGGAAGAGCAGCCATTGGCCGTTCGCATGCTGCGCGCCGAGATTGCGCGCTGCCGATACGCCGGCGGCGCCGTTGGTCATCAGGCGCAGTCGAGGGTCACGAATGGCGCGGACGATGGCGGGGGTGTCGTCGGTCGAGCCGTCGTCCACGACGATCACTTCGGTGACCTCGGTTTGTGCCAGTGCGCTGGCGAGGGTTTCGCCGACATAAGCCGCAACATTCTTGGCCGGAATGACGACGGACACCGACGTGGTTGAGCCGACCTGCAGCGGGACGCGCGCCGCTGGAACGACGCGCGATGTGGCAGGCAATTCGAGAATGTCTTCCGCGGTGATCAAGATACGGCTCGCCTTTAACGGTCTGTTAACCAGGGCGCATCTGCGCTTGGCAATGCGATCGATCGCAACCCTGGCCGCCCTCGATGATACTCGCATCGGGAAAAAAGCGTCGCCACGAAGGCTGCCGCAGCGTTGGTTTCGTCAATTAG from Bradyrhizobium lupini harbors:
- a CDS encoding glycosyltransferase, which translates into the protein MITAEDILELPATSRVVPAARVPLQVGSTTSVSVVIPAKNVAAYVGETLASALAQTEVTEVIVVDDGSTDDTPAIVRAIRDPRLRLMTNGAAGVSAARNLGAQHANGQWLLFLDADDRLRPGAVAALLAAARGAPRAVLVYGDYNTIDSEGRQIGRRDLLKGRRKPSGDVLARLAAGNFIVNGGIALARAEAFRAIGGFDVSLRYCEDWHCWCRLAAIGEFEFAPNLLLDYRLHTANTMNAAVRTPQDFFPAIARVFDDGLIMARLPAGMAAGLRQAAEVHLVTYSAMQAVRFGRYRQAFAYLGIVGRRSLKSLPRSAVRVALACFGI